The following coding sequences lie in one Syngnathus scovelli strain Florida chromosome 1, RoL_Ssco_1.2, whole genome shotgun sequence genomic window:
- the LOC125981729 gene encoding E3 ubiquitin/ISG15 ligase TRIM25 isoform X1: MASGPLDRSSPLDQSKVLQEELTCPVCLDVFHDPRLLPCGHNFCKICLDRLRQLTDQSRFQCPECRESHRCNRSFQKNFKLANIAFDFRRRRRAANSSTGADASALAPKVCVTSISTGQRECVPCDYCPPPTAESSGPGTSADAGNSQDKGDMQAGSAADSNMAITMCLKCEVSMCPEHAKPHLELPAFREHPLTEPMKDFWKRKCPDHDEIFKYYCLQDEVCVCNACTVEGRHTGHTIKTLRNTMIDIKQVRLHKQLNKMERKYTLAQKMLHEQSMKESANKKFLEDSDACLTRLRQDLEAKVAVFVNRLLECARTNCEAIMPTIQKNITRINQDLTRLWEVHSGIKSLMEERDAFRFIEAYKTTGKQCRKLLKKNMFDPDYVDIDPGLLAIMMEEEMQKFLNLDLTFYIFAAINSICQQSDNEEERYENEDVIREETEDAEPDEGSDHDDGSEEELSEDEEESEEEVEEGQENEGHELSDSDALYIPEQEEEEEEEEEEGQENESHELSDSDTLYIPEEEEEEESEERDEGGEEAQDEEYEDIEDGEEGRDEGGEEAQDEDYEDIEDGEEGD; encoded by the exons ATGGCATCGGGCCCGTTGGACCGATCCAGCCCATTGGACCAATCTAAAGTCCTTCAGGAGGAGCTGACCTGCCCCGTGTGCCTGGACGTCTTCCACGACCCACGCCTGCTTCCGTGCGGCCATAACTTTTGTAAAATATGCCTGGATCGGTTGCGGCAATTGACGGATCAGAGCAGATTCCAGTGCCCAGAGTGCCGCGAGAGCCACCGCTGCAACAGGAGCTTCCAGAAGAACTTCAAGCTGGCCAACATCGCCTTTGACTTCCGCCGTCGCCGCAGAGCGGCCAACTCCTCTACTGGAGCTGACGCGTCAGCCCTGGCTCCCAAAGTGTGTGTTACATCCATCTCGACTGGCCAACGAGAATGCGTCCCGTGTGACTACTGCCCACCTCCCACTGCCGAGTCGTCAGGCCCTGGAACTTCTGCAGACGCTGGCAATTCGCAAGACAAGGGAGACATGCAGGCTGGTTCCGCTGCCGATTCTAACATGGCAATCACGATGTGCCTCAAATGCGAGGTGTCAATGTGTCCAGAGCACGCCAAACCCCATTTGGAGCTGCCTGCGTTTCGAGAGCATCCGCTGACAGAACCTATGAAGGACTTCTGGAAGAGAAAATGCCCTGACCATGATGAGATCTTTAA GTACTACTGCCTTCAGGATGAAGTGTGCGTGTGCAACGCTTGCACCGTTGAAGGACGACATACTGGACACACAATCAAGACCCTGAGGAACACCATGATCGACATCAAG CAGGTGCGTTTACACAAGCAGCTCAATAAGATGGAGAGAAAGTACACCTTGGCCCAGAAGATGCTCCACGAGCAGTCAATGAAGGAGAGCGCGAACAAG AAGTTCTTGGAGGACTCTGATGCCTGCTTGACCAGGCTGCGTCAAGATCTGGAGGCTAAAGTGGCGGTCTTTGTGAACCGACTTTTGGAGTGTGCGCGTACCAACTGCGAAGCCATCATGCCCACCATTCAGAAGAACATCACCCGCATCAACCAGGACCTGACTCGTCTCTGGGAGGTTCATAGCGGCATCAAGAGCCTCATGGAGGAAAGAGACGCGTTTCGCTTCATCGAG GCATACAAGACAACAGGAAAACA ATGTCGCAAACTGCTGAAGAAGAACATGTTCGACCCAGACTACGTGGATATAGATCCAGGGCTTCTGGCCATCATGATGGAGGAGGAAATGCAAAAGTTCCTCAACCTGGATCTCACCTTTTACATCTTTGCAGCCATCAACTCAATAT GTCAACAGAGTGATAACGAGGAGGAGCGTTATGAAAACGAGGACGTGATCAGGGAGGAAACTGAAGATGCCGAACCTGATGAAGGCAGTGACCACGATGATGGCAGCGAAGAAGAGCTAagcgaggatgaggaggagagtGAGGAAGAGGTGGAAGAAGGGCAGGAGAATGAAGGTCATGAACTGAGTGATTCTGATGCACTTTACATCCCcgaacaggaggaggaggaggaagaggaggaagaagaagggcAGGAGAATGAAAGTCATGAACTGAGTGATTCTGATACACTTTACATCcccgaagaggaggaggaagaagaatcaGAAGAGAGGGATGAGGGGGGAGAGGAAGCTCAGGATGAGGAGTATGAAGATATTGAGGATGGGGAAGAGGGGAGGGATGAGGGGGGAGAGGAAGCTCAGGATGAGGACTATGAAGATATTGAGGATGGGGAAGAGGGAGATTAG
- the LOC125981729 gene encoding E3 ubiquitin/ISG15 ligase TRIM25 isoform X3: MASGPLDRSSPLDQSKVLQEELTCPVCLDVFHDPRLLPCGHNFCKICLDRLRQLTDQSRFQCPECRESHRCNRSFQKNFKLANIAFDFRRRRRAANSSTGADASALAPKVCVTSISTGQRECVPCDYCPPPTAESSGPGTSADAGNSQDKGDMQAGSAADSNMAITMCLKCEVSMCPEHAKPHLELPAFREHPLTEPMKDFWKRKCPDHDEIFKYYCLQDEVCVCNACTVEGRHTGHTIKTLRNTMIDIKQVRLHKQLNKMERKYTLAQKMLHEQSMKESANKKFLEDSDACLTRLRQDLEAKVAVFVNRLLECARTNCEAIMPTIQKNITRINQDLTRLWEVHSGIKSLMEERDAFRFIEAYKTTGKQCRKLLKKNMFDPDYVDIDPGLLAIMMEEEMQKFLNLDLTFYIFAAINSICQQSDNEEERYENEDVIREETEDAEPDEGSDHDDGSEEELSEDEEESEEEEEEEEEEEEEGQENESHELSDSDTLYIPEEEEEEESEERDEGGEEAQDEEYEDIEDGEEGRDEGGEEAQDEDYEDIEDGEEGD, translated from the exons ATGGCATCGGGCCCGTTGGACCGATCCAGCCCATTGGACCAATCTAAAGTCCTTCAGGAGGAGCTGACCTGCCCCGTGTGCCTGGACGTCTTCCACGACCCACGCCTGCTTCCGTGCGGCCATAACTTTTGTAAAATATGCCTGGATCGGTTGCGGCAATTGACGGATCAGAGCAGATTCCAGTGCCCAGAGTGCCGCGAGAGCCACCGCTGCAACAGGAGCTTCCAGAAGAACTTCAAGCTGGCCAACATCGCCTTTGACTTCCGCCGTCGCCGCAGAGCGGCCAACTCCTCTACTGGAGCTGACGCGTCAGCCCTGGCTCCCAAAGTGTGTGTTACATCCATCTCGACTGGCCAACGAGAATGCGTCCCGTGTGACTACTGCCCACCTCCCACTGCCGAGTCGTCAGGCCCTGGAACTTCTGCAGACGCTGGCAATTCGCAAGACAAGGGAGACATGCAGGCTGGTTCCGCTGCCGATTCTAACATGGCAATCACGATGTGCCTCAAATGCGAGGTGTCAATGTGTCCAGAGCACGCCAAACCCCATTTGGAGCTGCCTGCGTTTCGAGAGCATCCGCTGACAGAACCTATGAAGGACTTCTGGAAGAGAAAATGCCCTGACCATGATGAGATCTTTAA GTACTACTGCCTTCAGGATGAAGTGTGCGTGTGCAACGCTTGCACCGTTGAAGGACGACATACTGGACACACAATCAAGACCCTGAGGAACACCATGATCGACATCAAG CAGGTGCGTTTACACAAGCAGCTCAATAAGATGGAGAGAAAGTACACCTTGGCCCAGAAGATGCTCCACGAGCAGTCAATGAAGGAGAGCGCGAACAAG AAGTTCTTGGAGGACTCTGATGCCTGCTTGACCAGGCTGCGTCAAGATCTGGAGGCTAAAGTGGCGGTCTTTGTGAACCGACTTTTGGAGTGTGCGCGTACCAACTGCGAAGCCATCATGCCCACCATTCAGAAGAACATCACCCGCATCAACCAGGACCTGACTCGTCTCTGGGAGGTTCATAGCGGCATCAAGAGCCTCATGGAGGAAAGAGACGCGTTTCGCTTCATCGAG GCATACAAGACAACAGGAAAACA ATGTCGCAAACTGCTGAAGAAGAACATGTTCGACCCAGACTACGTGGATATAGATCCAGGGCTTCTGGCCATCATGATGGAGGAGGAAATGCAAAAGTTCCTCAACCTGGATCTCACCTTTTACATCTTTGCAGCCATCAACTCAATAT GTCAACAGAGTGATAACGAGGAGGAGCGTTATGAAAACGAGGACGTGATCAGGGAGGAAACTGAAGATGCCGAACCTGATGAAGGCAGTGACCACGATGATGGCAGCGAAGAAGAGCTAagcgaggatgaggaggagagtGAGGAAGAG gaggaggaggaggaagaggaggaagaagaagggcAGGAGAATGAAAGTCATGAACTGAGTGATTCTGATACACTTTACATCcccgaagaggaggaggaagaagaatcaGAAGAGAGGGATGAGGGGGGAGAGGAAGCTCAGGATGAGGAGTATGAAGATATTGAGGATGGGGAAGAGGGGAGGGATGAGGGGGGAGAGGAAGCTCAGGATGAGGACTATGAAGATATTGAGGATGGGGAAGAGGGAGATTAG
- the LOC125981729 gene encoding E3 ubiquitin/ISG15 ligase TRIM25 isoform X2, translating into MASGPLDRSSPLDQSKVLQEELTCPVCLDVFHDPRLLPCGHNFCKICLDRLRQLTDQSRFQCPECRESHRCNRSFQKNFKLANIAFDFRRRRRAANSSTGADASALAPKVCVTSISTGQRECVPCDYCPPPTAESSGPGTSADAGNSQDKGDMQAGSAADSNMAITMCLKCEVSMCPEHAKPHLELPAFREHPLTEPMKDFWKRKCPDHDEIFKYYCLQDEVCVCNACTVEGRHTGHTIKTLRNTMIDIKVRLHKQLNKMERKYTLAQKMLHEQSMKESANKKFLEDSDACLTRLRQDLEAKVAVFVNRLLECARTNCEAIMPTIQKNITRINQDLTRLWEVHSGIKSLMEERDAFRFIEAYKTTGKQCRKLLKKNMFDPDYVDIDPGLLAIMMEEEMQKFLNLDLTFYIFAAINSICQQSDNEEERYENEDVIREETEDAEPDEGSDHDDGSEEELSEDEEESEEEVEEGQENEGHELSDSDALYIPEQEEEEEEEEEEGQENESHELSDSDTLYIPEEEEEEESEERDEGGEEAQDEEYEDIEDGEEGRDEGGEEAQDEDYEDIEDGEEGD; encoded by the exons ATGGCATCGGGCCCGTTGGACCGATCCAGCCCATTGGACCAATCTAAAGTCCTTCAGGAGGAGCTGACCTGCCCCGTGTGCCTGGACGTCTTCCACGACCCACGCCTGCTTCCGTGCGGCCATAACTTTTGTAAAATATGCCTGGATCGGTTGCGGCAATTGACGGATCAGAGCAGATTCCAGTGCCCAGAGTGCCGCGAGAGCCACCGCTGCAACAGGAGCTTCCAGAAGAACTTCAAGCTGGCCAACATCGCCTTTGACTTCCGCCGTCGCCGCAGAGCGGCCAACTCCTCTACTGGAGCTGACGCGTCAGCCCTGGCTCCCAAAGTGTGTGTTACATCCATCTCGACTGGCCAACGAGAATGCGTCCCGTGTGACTACTGCCCACCTCCCACTGCCGAGTCGTCAGGCCCTGGAACTTCTGCAGACGCTGGCAATTCGCAAGACAAGGGAGACATGCAGGCTGGTTCCGCTGCCGATTCTAACATGGCAATCACGATGTGCCTCAAATGCGAGGTGTCAATGTGTCCAGAGCACGCCAAACCCCATTTGGAGCTGCCTGCGTTTCGAGAGCATCCGCTGACAGAACCTATGAAGGACTTCTGGAAGAGAAAATGCCCTGACCATGATGAGATCTTTAA GTACTACTGCCTTCAGGATGAAGTGTGCGTGTGCAACGCTTGCACCGTTGAAGGACGACATACTGGACACACAATCAAGACCCTGAGGAACACCATGATCGACATCAAG GTGCGTTTACACAAGCAGCTCAATAAGATGGAGAGAAAGTACACCTTGGCCCAGAAGATGCTCCACGAGCAGTCAATGAAGGAGAGCGCGAACAAG AAGTTCTTGGAGGACTCTGATGCCTGCTTGACCAGGCTGCGTCAAGATCTGGAGGCTAAAGTGGCGGTCTTTGTGAACCGACTTTTGGAGTGTGCGCGTACCAACTGCGAAGCCATCATGCCCACCATTCAGAAGAACATCACCCGCATCAACCAGGACCTGACTCGTCTCTGGGAGGTTCATAGCGGCATCAAGAGCCTCATGGAGGAAAGAGACGCGTTTCGCTTCATCGAG GCATACAAGACAACAGGAAAACA ATGTCGCAAACTGCTGAAGAAGAACATGTTCGACCCAGACTACGTGGATATAGATCCAGGGCTTCTGGCCATCATGATGGAGGAGGAAATGCAAAAGTTCCTCAACCTGGATCTCACCTTTTACATCTTTGCAGCCATCAACTCAATAT GTCAACAGAGTGATAACGAGGAGGAGCGTTATGAAAACGAGGACGTGATCAGGGAGGAAACTGAAGATGCCGAACCTGATGAAGGCAGTGACCACGATGATGGCAGCGAAGAAGAGCTAagcgaggatgaggaggagagtGAGGAAGAGGTGGAAGAAGGGCAGGAGAATGAAGGTCATGAACTGAGTGATTCTGATGCACTTTACATCCCcgaacaggaggaggaggaggaagaggaggaagaagaagggcAGGAGAATGAAAGTCATGAACTGAGTGATTCTGATACACTTTACATCcccgaagaggaggaggaagaagaatcaGAAGAGAGGGATGAGGGGGGAGAGGAAGCTCAGGATGAGGAGTATGAAGATATTGAGGATGGGGAAGAGGGGAGGGATGAGGGGGGAGAGGAAGCTCAGGATGAGGACTATGAAGATATTGAGGATGGGGAAGAGGGAGATTAG